The genomic stretch GGGCTGCTCACCGACAAGTCGGGCTCGGGCGGCGACCTGATGGTGGCGACGCACAACGTCAACGCCGAGAACCCCGACCCCGCGGCGACCGCCCGCTCCGTGGCCTCCTCCGGCGCCGACATCCTGGCCCTGGAGGAGGTCCCGAGCAGCGCGGTGCCCGTCTACGAGACGGCGCTCGCGCCGACGTACAAGCACCACGCGGTCGTCGGCACGGTCGGCCTGTGGAGCAAGTACCCGATGACCGACGTGCAGGCCGTCGACATCAAGCTGGGCTGGGAGCGTGCGATGCGCGCCACCGTGTCGACGCCCAAGGGGCAGATCGCGGTGTACGTCGCACACATGCCCTCGGTCCGGGTGAAGGTGGAGGCCGGCTTCACCGCCCGGCAGCGCGACACGAGCGCCGACGCGCTCGGCGAGGCCATCGCCCAGGAGCCGCTGAAGCGGGTGATCCTGCTCGGCGATCTGAACGGTACGATGAACGACCGCTCGCTCAACGCGGTCACCTCGCAGATGCGCTCCACGCAGGGCGCGGCGGGCAGGGGCTTCGGGTTCAGCTGGCCGGCGTCGTTCCCGATGGCGCGGATCGACCAGATCATGGTCAGGGGAGTGGAGCCGGAGAGCTCCTGGACGCTGCCGCGCACCGGCAGCGATCACCTTCCGGTGGCCGCCCGTGTGAAGCTGGACACGTCCTCGTAACCGGTTGGAATACTGGGCCTGAGAGACTTTGTTCCGCTGCTGAACTTAGAACCACGGAACTCCGCTCTCTGACTTGGAAAGGCACAGGCCCTTCATGCCCCTGGCCCTGCTCGCTCTGGCCGTCGGCGCTTTCGGAATAGGTACGACCGAGTTCGTGATGATGGGCCTGCTGCCCGACGTTGCGGACGACCTGCACATCTCGATCCCCACCGCGGGACACCTGGTCTCGGCGTACGCGCTGGGCGTCGTCATCGGCGCCCCGCTGCTCGCCGCCCTCACGGCCCGTATGTCCCGCCGCACGGTCCTGATCGCCCTGATGGGACTGTTCGTCGCCGGCAACGCCCTGTCGGCGTTCGCCCCCGGCAACGGCTCCCTGCTCGCCGCCCGCTTTCTCAGCGGCCTGCCGCACGGCGCCTTCTTCGGCGTGGGCGCGGTCGTGGCGACGTCGCTGGTCCCGCCGGAGCGCAAGGCCCGCTCGGTGTCGCTGATGTTCCTCGGCCTGACCATCGCCAACATCGCGGGCGTGCCGGTGGCGACACTGATGGGCCAGCACCTGGGCTGGCGGTCGGCGTTCCTGGCCGTGAGCGTGATCGGCCTGGCCGCGATCGCCTCGCTGGCCCTGCTGATCCCGCAGGACAACGGGCATGCCGCAGCGTCGACGGGCCTGCGCGGCGAACTGGCCGCGGTGAAGTCCCTGCCGGTCTGGCTGGCGCTCGGTACCACGGTGGCGGGCTTCGGGGCGCTGTTCGCGGCGTACAGCTATGTGACCCCGATGCTGACGGGCGCCGCCGGGTACGCCGAGAGCAGCGTCACCCTGCTGCTGGCTCTCTTCGGTGTCGGTGCGACGGCGGGCAACCTGCTGGGCGGCCGCCTGGCGGACCACTCGCTGCGGGGAACCCTGTTCGGCGGGCTGGCCTCCCTCGGCGCGGTGCTGCTCTTGTTCCCGCTGCTGATGCGGGCGGAGTGGAGCGCGGCGCTGGCGGTGGCCTTGCTGGGCCTGGCGGCCTTCGTCACGGGTACGCCGCTGCAGCTGATGGTGATGGAGAAGGCGTCGGCAGCCCCCTCCCTGGCCTCCTCCGCCAACCAGGCCGCCTTCAATCTGGCGAACGCCTCAGGAGCCTGGATCGGCGGCCTGGCCCTCGCGGCGGGCTTCGGTACGACGTCGCCCGCGCTGGCGGGTGCGATGCTCGCCGTGCTGGGGCTGGGTGTGGCGGCGGTGGCGTACGCCGTCGACCGGCGCCGGACTCCGTCGGCGGGGCGGGAGAGGCTGGTCGCCTCCCACGTGCCCGGGGAGTCGGCCGCGCTGCACCACTGATGTCAGATGTCAGCTGATGTCAGATGTCAGCCGCTGTGGGCCCAGCCCGCGGGTAGTGGTCTCGGACGGAATCTGCGGCTGAAGTCCAGAGGGATGTCCAGGGCCAGGAAGTTCTTTCCGTTCCCCGTCCGTGCGCGCAGCCGGATCCGGTGCTGGGCCACCGGCACCGTCTCGGGAAGCCGAAGGAGCCACACCTGCTTCCACGGCCCGGCGGGCAGCCTCGGGTCACCCGACAGTCTCGCGCCCATGCGCGCCAGCAGATCGGGCAGCCGGTAGCTTCTGTCCAGCATCTTCACCGGACCGAACTTCATGATCACATTGCAGGTGACCCGGGTCAGATCGACGGCTTCCTTGAGGCGGCCGCCCATCTCCCAGCGGACCTGGTGCCCGAGCCACGGCAATGCGGGAGTCAATGTGATGTCGAAGATGTCCAGGACATAGGTGTCGTCGCTCGCGTCCTCCACCAGGCGCATACTCACCTCGCTCACCCCGCGGTGCCGCGGATATGAATGTTGCCGCCGAGGCGCGTGCACGGCCCGGCGGCGACCACCGCGCCGTGCCCCCGCCGAATTGCCGCTCACGCCCTTCGTCACCCGTTCGGGTGTGGGGCAACGCCGGCAGAGGGCCGGCGGCCATGCCACGGGGGCATACGCCGACGGGAGGCGTTCGGGCGGACATCACCAGGCGGATCGGCCGGTGAAGGCGCGGACCGGCCGGTGCCGGTGAAGGCAAGGACGGCCGCCCGGACACCGGGCCGAGGCGCCTGGCGTCCGGTTCGGGCAGGGTGTGCACGGCGCGGGGGTGCCGGACAATGGTCGGGACCGGAGCCCCGGCCCGATTCCGGCGGGCCGGGGCTCCACATCATGCAGTCGACTGCGGATCAGTCGTCGTGGTCCTTGTGCTTCACCCGGAAGCTGGCGATCACTCCGTCTTCGACCTCGATGCCCTCGGGCGGGCAGGCGCGCACGCCGAAGCTGTCGCTGTGGCGTCCGACGGTGGCGATGGGGCCGCCGTTGTCGCAGACCGCCCCGCGGAAGACCTCGACGGTCTTGTCGCTGTCGTTGCGGATGTTGAGGGTCTTGGCGCCCAGGCCGCTGACTACGGTGATGCAGTCGCCGGGGTGGGAGGAGTAGGACCGCTCGTTGATCTGGATCCGGCCTTCCCGCTCCCTGCCCTCCTCACCGCGACCCTCGTTGCCCTTGCCTTCCTCGTTGCCCTTGCTCTGCGTGCCGCCGTCCCGGGGCGCGCCGGCGGCGGCCGTCGGGGCTGCCGCAGGCGCCGGGTCGGCGGCGGCGGAGGCGTAGGTGATGCCGGTCGCGACAAGAGCTGCGGCTGCTCCTACGGCAGCCGCCACCATGTTCGAACGGGCGAGATTCATGTCTTTCTCCTGTCTTGTGTCTCAGACCGGCTCGTCAGCCGGCTCGAGATCAAAAGTACTTAGAGATGCCACATCGGCAATATCGGAAGATTGCTGACATGGTGCCGTTTGGGGCATCTATGACCCCGATCGGCACGTCGACAGAGGATCAAGTCGCCGTAGAAAATGTGGGATTGACATACTATTAGGCCTTTAGGGTGATCTCCTGACTCTCGCTCACCCATAGTGCGGGCGTGTCGGTGCGTACGTGGCGAGGCGAGTCGTGCTAGAAGGCCCTGCCCGCCGACGTGCGTCACGTCGCCCCAGCGGCACCGCTTCGGCCCGGGTGTGGCCGTGAGCCGCCGACGTGGCCGATGACTCTCAGTCGGTAACTCCGTTACGCAGAGCCGGACTTCGAAGTCATGCAAAAGGGGCGTGAGGTCGGCAAGACCCCACGCCCCTCCGTTCAGCGCGTCAGCGGCTCAGTGCTTCTTCGCCGCGTACGACTGGACGTAACCGTCCGCGGGCGAGCCCACGCCCGTCACGTCGTCGTAGCCCTTCGTCGCGGACAGCGAGCTGTCCTTGCCGAGGCTGCGGACCGAGTACAGCAGGCCGCCCTTGGCGTCCAGGCCGTTGGCGAAGTCCACGCGGGCGACCGCCAGGCCGGAGCCCGTCGGGTTGTCCGTGACGTCGTGGAATACACCCTTCTTGCCGTACTTGGCGTAGATCGTCGGGTTGGCGAAGCCGATCGCCTTGCCGCCGCCCGCCTCCTGGGCCAGCGCCTGGACCGCCGCGATCACCGGAGCGGCGAGCGAGGTGCCGCCGATGCGGTACTCGCTGTACTGCTGCGAGCCGTCCGGGAAGGTCTGGGTCTGGCCGACCAGGAAGCCGGTGTTCGGGTCGGCGATGGCCGCGATGTCCGGGACGACGCGGTTGCCGGAGGCGCTGTTGGCCTGCGCCAGCGCGTCCGGGACCACGCCCTTCTGGTAGTAGGGCTCGGCGACCGTCTTGCTGGTGCCGCCGCCCGCGCCCGAGGTGAAGGCGCCGGGGAAGTTCGTCCAGCTCTTGCCGTCGGCCGACAGGGTCGCCTTCTCGGTGCCCCAGCCGGTCTCCCACTGGTACGTGTCGCCCTTGCCGACCGCCAGCGACGTACCGCCGACCGCGGTCACCCACGCCGAGTTGGCCGGGGTGTCGACCTGCTTGGTCTTGGTGTGGGCGACCTCGTCGCCGTTGTCACCGGAGGAGAAGTAGAAGCCGATGCCCTGCACCGCGCCCAGCTGGAAGACCTGGTCGTAGGCGGCCGCGAGGTCCGGGGTCTGGCTGGCCTCGACGTCGCCCCAGGAGTTGGAGACGATGTCGGCCAGGTGGTTGTCGACCACCTTGCTGAGGGAGCCCAGCAGGTCTTCGTCGTAGCAGGAGGCCGCACCGACGTAGGTGACGTCGGCGCTGGGCGCGACGGCGTGCACGGCCTCGACGTCGAGGGTCTCCTCGCCGTACCAGCCGGCCGCCTTGCACTCGTCGGTCCTGGTGTAGGAGTCCGGCAGCGACTGGTGCAGCTGGCTGGTCTTCCAGGCCTGGTCGCCGTTCTTCGCCGCGTACGTGCCGGCGTCGAAGGCGAGGGTCGGCGAGGCGTAGGCGTCGGTGATGGCGATGCGGACGCCCTTGCCGGTGTACGTGCCGGCGCCGTAGGCGGCGCGCAGCTGCTTGCCGGTGTAGCCCTTGATCGCGTACGGGACCTTCTGGCCGTACGCGTCCGGCAGCGTGCTCGCGATCTTCGAACCGTAGTACGAGGAGAACGGCCCGGCGTTCTTGAACACGGCGTCCGGCGGCGGCAGCGTGTCGTCGTGGTTCGCCATGTGCGGGGCGTTGTCCAGGCCGGTGACGGTCAGGACGGCGTCCTTCAGAGCGGCCGGGACGGAGGCCGCCTGTGCGGGGGCGCGGTAAGTGGCCGAGCCCTTGGCGTAGTTGTGCAGCTGGGTGCCGAACGCCTTCTCGGCGGCGGCAACGTCACCGGAGACGGCGACGTAGTGCTGGGTGACCTCGGTGACCTTCAGGCCGGCCGACGTCAGCCAGGACTTGACGGCGGACACCTGGGCCTTGGTGGCCCCGAACTGGGCCTGCGCCTTCTTGGCGCTCAGGTACTTGCCGTACAGCGGCGAGCTCGGGTCGGACACGGCCTTGGCGTAGGCGGCGAGTCCGGCCGCGTCCTTGCCGGCCAGGTAGACCCGGGCGTTGATCTGGGCGCTGTCCGAGGTCGCGCCCTTGTCCGCCTTGGCCGTGGCCCAGAGAGGCTTGGTGCCCTTCAGTGCGTTACGAGCGGGGCTGTCCGCGGCGTGCGCCGCGGGTATGCCCAGCGCCAGCGCGCCGGCGACCATGGGCAGTGTCGCTGCCATGCTCATGGCGCGCAGTTTGGCGCGGTTGGATCTCATAGAACCCCCTGCGATGCGGTTCGCATGCATGTAGTGGTCGATACGTCATGCGTCCGCGCGCCGGCCTGCGGCGGTTCGGCCGGTGATTGGATCACACGATGGGGGTCACTCTTTCGATGAACCGTTCATGCCAGGGGAATGGAATGGTCAAGAGAAACTCAAGTAGTCGTCAGTTGGGGCGATTTGGGCTATTTATCCTTACGGCTGTGTAACGGATGGGGTTGTCCGCTGTTCAAGAACGCGGTTTCGCTCCCCGCTCCTTGAGTATCTGGGCCATCACCTGAAGCTCCGACTGCTGCGCGTCGACCATGCCCTGCGCGAGCCGCTTCTCCACATCGACGGTGCACTTGGCCACACAGCCCTCGGCCATATGGATACCGCCCTTGTGATGGTCCGTCATCAGCTGCAGATAGAGGACCTCGGCCTGCTTGCCGTTCAGCGACTGGAGCTTCTTCAGCTCGGTGTTCGTCGCCATACCCGGCATCAGCGAGCCGTCCCCGCGCTCGGGCATGTCACCCATGCCCATCCAGGCCATCGGCGGCTTCGCCGACACCTTCGGCAGCCCCCACAGATCCAGCCAGCCCAGCAGCATGCCGCGCTGGTTGGCCTGCGTCTGCGCGATGTCGTAGGCGAGGCGCCGCACTTCCTCGTTCGTCGTGTGGTCCCGGACGATGTACGACATCTCGACGGCCTGCTGGTGGTGCACGGCCATGTCCCGCGCGAATCCGGCGTCCGCCGACTCCGCGTCCGGCGTCCTCGGGCCCCGGTCCCCTGAGTCCTCGGCGGCCGCATAGGTGATCGCGCCGGCCGCGACCAGCGCCGCCGCCGCGGCCCCCGCGATCCAGCCGATGTGCCGCCGCCCCACTACATCGCCCCGTTGGTGCAGGCGGCGCCCGGCTCGGGCGTCTGCTGGCCCTGCACATAGGTCGCGAAGAACTTGTCCACTTCCGGATCGCTCGCGCTCTTCACCGTCACCTGGTGGCCCCACGCCGACAGGATCAGCGGCGCCGCCTGATTCTCGTACGGGCTCATCAGCGAGTACGGCGTCTTCTTCACCTTCGCCGCGAGCGCGTCTATGTCAGCCTTCTTCGCCTTGTCGGTGTACGTCACCCAGACCGCGCCGTGCTCCAGCGAGTGCACCGCGTTCTCGTCCTGCAGGGGCTTGGTGTAGACGGTGCCGTCGCAGGTCGCCCAGATCGGGTTGTGGTTGCCGCCGACCGGCGGGTGCATCGGGTACGACACCTTGGTCGTCACATGCGTCCGTGCCAGCTTGCCGGACCAGGTCTGCACGCCGTCCTTGCCGGCGGTCCAGTGCCCGGAGTCACCGGAGGAGCCGCCCTTGGTGTCGCTCGCGGTGTCCTTCTTGTGGTCGGACCGGGAGTTCACGAGGACCGCACCGCCGACGACGAGGCCGGCGACGACCACCACGCTCGCGGCGATCGTGAGTATGCGGTTGCGGCGCTCGCGCGCCCGCTCGGCGCGGCGCATCTCCTCTATACGCGCCTTGCGTGCCGCGCTGCTGTTCTTGGCGGAACCCATGAGGTGTCCTTCTGGGGGAAAAAGACGGCAACAGGAAGGGTGGAGCCCGCTGATCGTAGTAGGGGATGGGCCGCCTTCCGTAGGGAGGGCACCGCAAAGGAACGACCGCGGGAGTGCGCAAAAAGGGTGAAGACGGATGACGGCGTACGGCGGTGCACGACGGCGGGATAATTTGAACCCAGGATGCGTATTACCTACGCTCGCCTTATGCGGCTCCTGCGCTCCACGGACCTGGCCCTGCGCGTCCTGATGCGACTGGCCGTGGCCACCGACGCCACGCCCACGACCCGCCAGGTCGCGGCGGACATGGACGTGCCCTACACGCACGCCGCGAAGGTCGTCGCCGAACTCCAGCACCTCGGCCTCGTCGACGCCCGGCGCGGCCGCCGCGGCGGCCTCACCCTGACCGAGAAGGGCCGTACGGCGTCGGTGGGTGCGGTGGTGCGGGTTTTCGAGGGCGACGGTGACGTGGTCGAGTGCGAGGGGGCTACGCCGTGTCCGCTGCGGTCCGGGTGCCGTCTGCGGGGCGCCTTGCGGCGGGCTCAGGAGGCGTTCTTCGCCTCGCTGGATCCGGTTACGGTCGCGGAGATCGTGGCTGAGCCGACGGGGCCTTTGCTCCTCGGTATCTCTCAAGGGCCGGGGACGGTCTAGGCGCGTTGCGGGGGTGCCGGGACCTGCCGTCAGGCGTGTGCCGCGCCGTCGTGGCCGGCCGCTCCCCCAGGTTCCCGGCTTCGCTCGAACCCGGGGGACCCCCATCGCGGCGGAGCCGCATATCGGCACAGTCCCGCGCCCCTGGGGTGCTGCCGCTCAGCCTTGTGCCATCCAGAGGTCGGGCCCGAAGACCTCGTAGTGAATGCCGGCCGGGGACACACCCTTCTCGATCAGCTGGGTGCGTACTGTCCGCATGAAAGGCAGCGGGCCGCACAGGTACGCGTGTGTGCCGGGATGTACCCGGACACCGGAGAGACCGACCAGGCCGGTGCGGGTGTCCGGGGCGGCGTCTCGCTCGTAGAAGAAGTGGACGGAGGCGTCCGGGAGCTTTTCGGCGTACGTCTCGTGGTCGGTGCGCAGGGCATGGTGGGCGGGGGAGCGGTCGCCGTGGAGGACGGTGACCGGGCCGCGGTGGCCGCTCGCCGCGAGATCGGCCAGTATCGCGATCATCGGGGTCACGCCGATGCCCGCGGAGGCGAGCAGCAGGGGCGTGTCCGGGCCGGCGGAGTCCAGGACCAAGTCGCCGTACGGCTCGGACAGTTCGAGGAGGTCGCCGACGCGCACG from Streptomyces roseochromogenus subsp. oscitans DS 12.976 encodes the following:
- a CDS encoding endonuclease/exonuclease/phosphatase family protein encodes the protein MRRLFSGWRGDPRVWRRGIVLALLALLLALVMLLHSHISNKVGNLGSLTETFLPWLGLAVPVLLLLGLLRKSATALIAVLLPAIVWLNLFGGLLTDKSGSGGDLMVATHNVNAENPDPAATARSVASSGADILALEEVPSSAVPVYETALAPTYKHHAVVGTVGLWSKYPMTDVQAVDIKLGWERAMRATVSTPKGQIAVYVAHMPSVRVKVEAGFTARQRDTSADALGEAIAQEPLKRVILLGDLNGTMNDRSLNAVTSQMRSTQGAAGRGFGFSWPASFPMARIDQIMVRGVEPESSWTLPRTGSDHLPVAARVKLDTSS
- a CDS encoding MFS transporter, with the translated sequence MPLALLALAVGAFGIGTTEFVMMGLLPDVADDLHISIPTAGHLVSAYALGVVIGAPLLAALTARMSRRTVLIALMGLFVAGNALSAFAPGNGSLLAARFLSGLPHGAFFGVGAVVATSLVPPERKARSVSLMFLGLTIANIAGVPVATLMGQHLGWRSAFLAVSVIGLAAIASLALLIPQDNGHAAASTGLRGELAAVKSLPVWLALGTTVAGFGALFAAYSYVTPMLTGAAGYAESSVTLLLALFGVGATAGNLLGGRLADHSLRGTLFGGLASLGAVLLLFPLLMRAEWSAALAVALLGLAAFVTGTPLQLMVMEKASAAPSLASSANQAAFNLANASGAWIGGLALAAGFGTTSPALAGAMLAVLGLGVAAVAYAVDRRRTPSAGRERLVASHVPGESAALHH
- a CDS encoding S53 family peptidase: MRSNRAKLRAMSMAATLPMVAGALALGIPAAHAADSPARNALKGTKPLWATAKADKGATSDSAQINARVYLAGKDAAGLAAYAKAVSDPSSPLYGKYLSAKKAQAQFGATKAQVSAVKSWLTSAGLKVTEVTQHYVAVSGDVAAAEKAFGTQLHNYAKGSATYRAPAQAASVPAALKDAVLTVTGLDNAPHMANHDDTLPPPDAVFKNAGPFSSYYGSKIASTLPDAYGQKVPYAIKGYTGKQLRAAYGAGTYTGKGVRIAITDAYASPTLAFDAGTYAAKNGDQAWKTSQLHQSLPDSYTRTDECKAAGWYGEETLDVEAVHAVAPSADVTYVGAASCYDEDLLGSLSKVVDNHLADIVSNSWGDVEASQTPDLAAAYDQVFQLGAVQGIGFYFSSGDNGDEVAHTKTKQVDTPANSAWVTAVGGTSLAVGKGDTYQWETGWGTEKATLSADGKSWTNFPGAFTSGAGGGTSKTVAEPYYQKGVVPDALAQANSASGNRVVPDIAAIADPNTGFLVGQTQTFPDGSQQYSEYRIGGTSLAAPVIAAVQALAQEAGGGKAIGFANPTIYAKYGKKGVFHDVTDNPTGSGLAVARVDFANGLDAKGGLLYSVRSLGKDSSLSATKGYDDVTGVGSPADGYVQSYAAKKH
- a CDS encoding DUF305 domain-containing protein, producing the protein MGRRHIGWIAGAAAAALVAAGAITYAAAEDSGDRGPRTPDAESADAGFARDMAVHHQQAVEMSYIVRDHTTNEEVRRLAYDIAQTQANQRGMLLGWLDLWGLPKVSAKPPMAWMGMGDMPERGDGSLMPGMATNTELKKLQSLNGKQAEVLYLQLMTDHHKGGIHMAEGCVAKCTVDVEKRLAQGMVDAQQSELQVMAQILKERGAKPRS
- a CDS encoding DUF3105 domain-containing protein; this translates as MGSAKNSSAARKARIEEMRRAERARERRNRILTIAASVVVVAGLVVGGAVLVNSRSDHKKDTASDTKGGSSGDSGHWTAGKDGVQTWSGKLARTHVTTKVSYPMHPPVGGNHNPIWATCDGTVYTKPLQDENAVHSLEHGAVWVTYTDKAKKADIDALAAKVKKTPYSLMSPYENQAAPLILSAWGHQVTVKSASDPEVDKFFATYVQGQQTPEPGAACTNGAM
- a CDS encoding RrF2 family transcriptional regulator; protein product: MRLLRSTDLALRVLMRLAVATDATPTTRQVAADMDVPYTHAAKVVAELQHLGLVDARRGRRGGLTLTEKGRTASVGAVVRVFEGDGDVVECEGATPCPLRSGCRLRGALRRAQEAFFASLDPVTVAEIVAEPTGPLLLGISQGPGTV